The following proteins are co-located in the Brevibacillus laterosporus DSM 25 genome:
- a CDS encoding LysR family transcriptional regulator, whose protein sequence is MDLQSLEIFISIARMGSINKTAHAHFLAQSTVTHRLKQLEKELEMTLFTRTTSGVTLTEEGRAFLPVASSMMEQYQQFIQQNHQIRPLRIVAGKAFVSTQLPRLLGGYRQVDPSFTCYLRSTLFEESVHSLLAGTADLAFLGNELYHPHIKTTYLPDDPILLVCSPHHPWASNYPGWAEWDKQSLIAFGNPTAPYRQRVDRYLAENGVFPTIIMELDSFSAVKQMVLQNLGIALLPSRFVQQEKLQRKLVTIDISHGTFTRPTLLAYPAEKESDLRLASFINWVIEHYDH, encoded by the coding sequence ATGGACTTACAAAGCTTAGAAATTTTTATTTCTATCGCCCGCATGGGTTCCATAAATAAAACGGCACATGCCCACTTTTTAGCGCAGTCCACCGTAACACATCGGCTGAAGCAATTGGAAAAAGAGCTAGAGATGACTCTCTTTACCCGTACAACCTCGGGGGTAACGTTAACGGAGGAAGGACGAGCTTTTTTACCTGTTGCCAGTTCCATGATGGAACAATATCAGCAATTTATTCAGCAAAATCATCAGATACGTCCACTACGAATCGTTGCCGGGAAGGCATTTGTCTCCACACAGCTACCTCGTCTGCTAGGGGGATATCGTCAAGTGGACCCTTCGTTTACCTGTTATCTACGTTCTACCTTATTTGAAGAATCGGTTCACTCTTTATTAGCTGGTACCGCTGATCTAGCTTTTTTGGGTAATGAATTGTATCATCCGCACATTAAGACTACATATTTGCCTGACGATCCTATTTTGCTAGTCTGCTCACCTCATCATCCATGGGCTTCAAATTATCCTGGCTGGGCGGAGTGGGATAAGCAATCTCTAATTGCTTTTGGCAATCCTACCGCTCCCTATCGTCAACGAGTTGACCGTTATTTAGCAGAAAATGGAGTTTTCCCAACTATCATAATGGAGCTAGATAGTTTTAGCGCTGTAAAGCAGATGGTTTTACAAAATTTAGGGATTGCTCTGCTACCTTCACGTTTCGTTCAACAAGAAAAGCTACAAAGAAAATTAGTCACTATCGATATTTCCCATGGCACGTTTACTCGTCCCACCCTTCTCGCCTACCCTGCTGAAAAAGAAAGCGATCTTCGCCTAGCCTCCTTTATAAACTGGGTGATAGAG
- a CDS encoding DUF2759 family protein, with amino-acid sequence MQWVMDVTMFLITLFILAGVFRSIKAKNKFATAFGLVSLAVFVYADFLILKFATGA; translated from the coding sequence ATGCAATGGGTTATGGACGTAACTATGTTTCTGATAACTCTGTTTATTTTGGCTGGGGTTTTTCGTTCCATTAAGGCGAAAAACAAGTTTGCCACAGCGTTTGGTCTGGTTTCATTAGCAGTATTTGTGTACGCTGATTTCCTTATTCTTAAATTCGCAACAGGTGCGTAA
- the steA gene encoding putative cytokinetic ring protein SteA, translating into MRWNKGKSDTVHMKGILMTDSKTKWLCQRLKAGHIAMIDHRNLDVTAAEDLIASQVKAVINLSPFLAGDFLTEGAALLLQENIVLYEIENAGTIVSDIQDFLDGKQVEIINNCLHAVPSKKQIKIPLRPFLMSDYETRAQQAISHEPEYYIQFLTNTLSFIEQEKNLFTTRLPLVPIRASFRNRFVVLVNRGPSARDDLHSLSAFIKKYRPILLAVDGGADVILRCGWVPDVIIGDLDSISDRALYSGAEIILHAYKNGIAPGRSRLDRLGVSYQLLPAPGTSEDVAMLVAYQGQATRIITVGSHTNMQDFLEKGRKGMASTFLIRTRIGHKLIDAKGIHYLIQQKEMFRPSVGTVVASSLCLILLLLFMHPTIRTVGYMLWTHVSRGMV; encoded by the coding sequence ATGAGATGGAATAAAGGTAAGTCCGATACTGTTCATATGAAGGGAATCCTGATGACAGATTCAAAAACCAAGTGGCTATGTCAACGATTAAAAGCAGGGCATATTGCCATGATTGATCATAGAAATCTGGATGTAACAGCGGCTGAAGACCTGATTGCATCTCAAGTAAAAGCAGTTATCAATCTCTCCCCTTTTTTGGCAGGCGATTTTTTGACAGAAGGAGCAGCCCTTCTTTTACAAGAGAACATAGTACTATATGAAATCGAAAATGCAGGAACGATTGTAAGCGATATACAAGATTTTTTAGATGGAAAGCAAGTAGAAATTATCAATAATTGCTTACATGCTGTTCCGTCTAAAAAACAAATCAAGATTCCGCTACGTCCTTTTCTTATGTCAGATTACGAGACGAGAGCCCAGCAAGCTATTAGTCACGAGCCGGAATATTACATACAATTTCTAACGAACACGTTATCCTTTATCGAACAAGAAAAAAACCTCTTTACAACTAGACTTCCACTTGTTCCCATTCGTGCATCGTTTAGGAATCGCTTTGTTGTACTTGTTAATCGCGGTCCTTCTGCACGAGATGATCTTCACTCATTGTCCGCTTTTATAAAGAAATATCGACCGATTTTACTTGCGGTAGATGGGGGAGCAGATGTCATCCTGCGCTGTGGATGGGTTCCTGATGTTATTATAGGTGATTTAGATAGCATATCGGATCGTGCCCTTTATTCTGGAGCAGAGATTATCTTGCACGCTTATAAAAATGGAATAGCACCTGGGCGAAGCCGCTTGGATAGGCTGGGTGTATCGTATCAACTGTTACCCGCTCCTGGCACGAGTGAGGATGTAGCTATGCTAGTAGCCTATCAAGGTCAAGCTACTCGAATTATTACAGTCGGTAGTCATACCAACATGCAAGATTTCTTGGAAAAAGGAAGAAAAGGGATGGCTAGTACCTTTCTTATTCGTACTCGCATTGGACATAAGCTTATTGATGCAAAAGGAATCCATTACTTGATACAGCAAAAAGAAATGTTCAGACCTTCTGTAGGTACTGTTGTTGCAAGTTCATTGTGCTTGATATTACTGCTTTTATTCATGCATCCAACCATTCGTACAGTTGGCTATATGCTCTGGACGCATGTTAGTAGGGGAATGGTATGA
- a CDS encoding glycosyltransferase family 2 protein has product MRVSAIIPAFNEQDWIEETVSTLRELSFIQELIVVDDGSIDCTATIARPWVDQLITLPKNVGKGVALQAGLKEATGDIILFLDADLQKSAREVDKLLTPVVREECDMTIAILPKAPRKAGFGLTRKLAYQGIAQMTQQKLQAPLSGQRAFRRDLFSCVRFMDCGFGIEVAMTIDILRAGYRIKEVPVKFTHRYTSNNLHGFLHRGKEFWHVYQTLQRKRQEVKKDE; this is encoded by the coding sequence ATGAGAGTTAGCGCGATTATTCCAGCCTTTAATGAGCAGGATTGGATTGAAGAAACGGTTTCTACATTGAGAGAATTATCGTTCATCCAAGAATTGATTGTAGTAGATGATGGGAGTATCGATTGTACGGCTACCATCGCTAGGCCGTGGGTTGATCAGCTGATTACGCTGCCTAAGAATGTTGGCAAAGGAGTTGCTCTACAAGCGGGCTTGAAGGAAGCTACAGGTGATATTATTTTGTTTTTAGATGCTGATTTACAGAAGAGCGCACGTGAAGTGGACAAGTTACTGACTCCTGTCGTCAGGGAAGAATGTGATATGACGATAGCCATATTACCAAAAGCTCCACGCAAGGCTGGTTTTGGACTAACTAGAAAGCTAGCTTATCAAGGAATAGCACAGATGACCCAGCAGAAGCTACAAGCTCCTTTATCCGGGCAAAGAGCCTTTAGACGCGATTTGTTTTCCTGTGTTCGTTTCATGGATTGTGGGTTTGGTATTGAGGTAGCAATGACAATTGATATTTTGCGGGCTGGATATCGAATCAAAGAGGTTCCGGTGAAATTTACACATCGCTATACATCTAACAATCTCCATGGATTTTTGCATAGGGGAAAAGAGTTTTGGCATGTTTATCAAACTCTACAACGCAAACGGCAAGAGGTGAAAAAAGATGAATAA
- a CDS encoding membrane protein, whose protein sequence is MNNSSILLLSCIAIILPLILHDVFFLRGIKILKRHEIVRLNYQEELIPTGCGWFLFFYITSTYLLLLLLWIFQASVVIPWKFGVFFLCGSFAIAALGWQDDCAHDKHIKGFRGHVGTLLTERRMTSGFLKAWAGGNISLIICLALYDTVLEVLFHTILLALSINLINLFDLRPGRASKVFLSLFILVLASTPFFSVPVSWIMIYPIICATLLLFYHDAKRMVMLGDTGSNYLGFILGYTLVCTTPFNIKIVFFLLFLILHILAERYSFTTFISNRPLLHRLDLLGGKKAPPIRSEASYSSSSSGSRFMKRG, encoded by the coding sequence ATGAATAATAGCTCCATTCTATTACTATCCTGTATTGCGATCATCCTACCTCTGATTTTACACGATGTATTTTTTCTTCGAGGGATTAAAATACTGAAGAGACATGAGATTGTCAGGTTGAATTATCAAGAGGAATTGATACCAACAGGCTGCGGATGGTTCTTATTTTTTTATATTACCAGTACCTATTTGTTGCTATTGCTCTTATGGATCTTTCAGGCTTCTGTAGTAATACCTTGGAAATTTGGAGTGTTTTTTCTATGCGGTTCTTTTGCAATCGCTGCGCTGGGCTGGCAGGATGACTGCGCTCACGATAAGCATATCAAAGGATTCCGCGGACATGTAGGTACTCTACTGACTGAACGAAGAATGACCAGTGGCTTTTTAAAAGCTTGGGCAGGGGGCAATATTTCTCTCATTATTTGTCTGGCTTTGTATGATACCGTGCTGGAGGTTCTGTTTCATACCATTCTGCTTGCATTGTCGATCAATCTGATAAACCTATTTGATTTACGACCAGGAAGAGCAAGTAAGGTTTTTTTGAGCTTATTCATTCTTGTATTAGCATCGACGCCTTTCTTTAGCGTCCCCGTTTCATGGATCATGATTTATCCAATCATATGTGCCACCCTTCTTTTATTTTATCATGATGCAAAACGAATGGTCATGCTAGGAGATACAGGCTCCAACTATCTCGGATTTATTTTAGGGTACACGTTAGTCTGTACGACTCCTTTCAACATCAAAATTGTTTTTTTCTTGTTGTTTTTGATTTTGCATATATTGGCAGAACGTTATTCATTTACGACCTTTATTAGCAATCGACCACTTTTACACAGGTTAGATTTGTTGGGTGGAAAAAAAGCCCCGCCTATACGTAGCGAAGCTTCTTACTCATCATCTTCTTCGGGATCTCGTTTCATGAAGCGCGGTTGA
- a CDS encoding DUF2627 domain-containing protein: protein MLGQRIVALLIMVIPAVIAGWGFKMMRDTLYQYFNPDINQFLWGHFTFGAILFVVPIAFIGGFILHHDRKRNRVQPRFMKRDPEEDDE from the coding sequence TTGCTCGGTCAAAGAATCGTTGCGTTGCTCATCATGGTTATTCCTGCTGTCATCGCAGGATGGGGCTTTAAAATGATGCGCGATACTTTATACCAATACTTTAATCCTGATATCAATCAATTTTTGTGGGGACACTTTACATTTGGAGCCATTTTATTTGTTGTGCCTATTGCATTTATTGGTGGCTTTATTTTGCATCATGACCGTAAACGTAATCGCGTTCAACCGCGCTTCATGAAACGAGATCCCGAAGAAGATGATGAGTAA
- a CDS encoding sigma 54-interacting transcriptional regulator, which yields MHKVIVVGAGKGGTLLIHLLLQMEGVELIAVIDHNADAPGIQVANSLGIQVGTDYIPYLARDVDLILEATGDPHAYDDILKRKRAETVLIPGNFTSIIMKLIREREKLIQTLRQKQREYDTMLNSTHDAIIAVNEEGQVTIFNRASEKLMGLSKNEVIGTRAEQTIPNTRLHYVLKSGQPEINQEQALTNDTRIITNRVPVRNDAGEVVGAVSVFRDITEIISLLEEVTDLKELQSLLQGILHSSDEAISVVDGDGIGLLINPAYTRITGMTPDDVIGKPATVDISEGESMHMQVLRTKKPVRGVRMKLGPMRKDVVVNVAPVLVNGELRGSVGVIHDISEFKTLSEELETAKRLIRTLEAKYTFDDIIGDSEPMKGAIEQAKLAAMTPATVILRGESGTGKELFAHAIHNGSSRKYNQFIRVNCASLSETLLESELFGYEEGAFTGAKRGGKRGLFEEASGGTIFLDEIGELSMGMQAKLLRVLQEKEIIRVGGTKAIPIDVRIIAATHVHMETAIQAGKFREDLYYRLHVLPIYIPLLRQRQEDLESLANFLLQKFNLEYGRHVQQINNSTLDVLKRYRWPGNVRELENILGRAIIHMKFTEIEIMPHHLPPLERTHVSQTEAAHQKPASRETRTLKQAVEEAEKQCILQELHKAKGNRTEAAKQLGVSLRNLYYKMEKLGILETNPQDGL from the coding sequence ATGCATAAAGTTATTGTGGTGGGGGCTGGAAAAGGCGGTACACTACTAATCCACTTATTGTTGCAGATGGAGGGTGTAGAGCTCATTGCTGTGATCGACCACAATGCTGACGCCCCAGGTATACAAGTGGCCAACTCTCTAGGGATACAGGTAGGGACGGATTATATTCCTTATTTGGCTCGCGATGTGGACTTGATTTTGGAAGCAACTGGCGATCCTCATGCCTATGATGACATTTTAAAGAGAAAGCGCGCTGAAACTGTTTTAATACCTGGTAATTTTACGAGTATTATCATGAAATTAATTCGTGAGCGCGAAAAGCTCATTCAGACACTTCGTCAGAAGCAACGAGAGTATGATACCATGCTAAACTCCACACACGACGCAATTATTGCTGTCAACGAAGAGGGGCAGGTAACGATTTTTAATCGAGCTAGTGAAAAACTGATGGGACTGTCTAAGAATGAAGTGATTGGTACACGTGCGGAACAGACTATTCCCAATACACGTTTGCACTATGTACTAAAATCTGGTCAGCCTGAGATTAATCAGGAGCAGGCCTTAACGAATGACACTCGTATTATTACCAATCGGGTACCTGTACGAAATGATGCTGGGGAAGTGGTCGGGGCTGTCTCTGTCTTCCGAGATATTACTGAGATTATATCTTTACTTGAAGAAGTAACTGATTTAAAAGAATTACAAAGCTTATTGCAAGGAATTTTGCATTCATCTGATGAGGCTATTTCTGTTGTTGATGGTGATGGGATCGGACTGTTAATTAATCCAGCCTATACACGCATTACGGGCATGACTCCCGATGATGTGATAGGTAAACCAGCCACTGTGGATATTTCTGAAGGTGAGAGTATGCATATGCAAGTACTGCGTACCAAAAAACCAGTTCGCGGTGTTCGTATGAAGTTAGGACCAATGCGTAAAGATGTGGTGGTAAACGTAGCCCCCGTGCTGGTAAATGGAGAATTGCGTGGTAGTGTAGGCGTTATTCATGATATATCTGAATTTAAGACCTTATCTGAAGAGTTAGAGACAGCTAAACGACTTATCCGTACTCTGGAAGCAAAGTATACCTTCGACGATATTATCGGAGATAGTGAACCGATGAAAGGGGCTATCGAACAGGCTAAGTTAGCTGCCATGACTCCGGCTACTGTCATTTTGCGTGGTGAATCAGGGACTGGTAAAGAGTTGTTTGCCCATGCGATTCACAACGGAAGCTCACGTAAGTACAATCAATTCATTCGAGTTAATTGTGCATCCTTATCAGAGACCTTGTTAGAAAGTGAACTGTTTGGTTATGAAGAGGGAGCCTTCACTGGTGCTAAACGTGGAGGTAAACGCGGCCTATTTGAAGAAGCAAGTGGCGGCACCATTTTTTTAGATGAAATTGGTGAGCTATCTATGGGCATGCAAGCTAAACTTTTACGTGTATTACAGGAAAAAGAGATTATCCGAGTTGGTGGTACGAAAGCGATTCCAATCGACGTTCGCATTATTGCAGCTACCCATGTACATATGGAAACAGCCATTCAGGCAGGCAAATTCCGAGAAGATCTGTATTACCGCTTACATGTGTTGCCGATTTATATCCCCCTCTTGCGTCAACGACAAGAGGATTTGGAATCGCTTGCTAATTTTTTATTACAAAAATTTAATCTCGAATATGGGCGTCACGTTCAGCAGATCAACAATTCTACATTGGATGTCCTAAAAAGGTACCGTTGGCCAGGGAACGTTCGTGAACTCGAAAATATTTTGGGACGGGCTATTATTCACATGAAGTTTACAGAGATAGAGATCATGCCACATCATTTACCACCTTTGGAACGAACGCATGTTTCTCAAACAGAAGCAGCGCATCAAAAGCCAGCTAGTAGGGAAACTAGAACCTTAAAGCAGGCTGTCGAAGAAGCGGAAAAACAGTGTATTTTACAAGAACTACATAAGGCAAAAGGCAATAGAACGGAAGCAGCTAAGCAATTAGGAGTATCCTTACGCAATCTATATTATAAAATGGAGAAACTAGGCATTTTGGAAACGAATCCACAAGATGGTTTGTGA
- a CDS encoding Glu/Leu/Phe/Val family dehydrogenase, with translation MKIFDYLQKYDYEQLVLCQDETSGLKAIIAIHDTTLGPALGGTRMWMYNSEEEAIEDALRLSRGMTYKAAAAGLNLGGGKAVIIGDPRKDKSEELFRAFGRFVQGLNGRYITAEDVGTTVADMDLIYQETNYVTGVSPAFGSGGNPSPVTAYGVYRGMKAAAKRGFGHDDLSGKTIAIQGVGNVAYNLCRYLHEEGANLIVTDINMDNVQRAVVDFGAKSVGVNEIFGVECDIFSPCALGAIINDDTIPQFKAKVIAGAANNQLKEERHGDIIQEMGIVYAPDYVINAGGVINVADELHGYNRERAMKKVETIYDNMNRVFEIADRDNIPTYKAADRMAEERIARLARSRKTFLRDPKASLPK, from the coding sequence ATGAAAATCTTTGATTATCTGCAAAAATACGATTATGAACAATTGGTACTTTGTCAGGATGAGACTTCTGGATTAAAAGCAATTATTGCGATTCATGATACAACGCTTGGCCCAGCTTTGGGTGGTACACGTATGTGGATGTATAATTCTGAAGAAGAGGCAATTGAAGATGCACTTCGCTTGTCTCGTGGTATGACGTATAAAGCTGCGGCGGCAGGACTTAATTTGGGTGGAGGAAAAGCGGTTATTATCGGTGATCCTCGTAAAGATAAGAGCGAAGAGTTATTCCGAGCATTCGGACGTTTTGTCCAAGGCTTAAATGGTCGTTATATTACGGCTGAGGATGTAGGAACGACTGTTGCTGATATGGATTTAATTTATCAAGAAACCAATTATGTAACAGGCGTATCACCAGCATTTGGTTCTGGGGGTAATCCGTCGCCTGTAACAGCATATGGTGTGTATCGTGGGATGAAGGCAGCTGCAAAACGTGGCTTTGGTCATGATGATCTCTCCGGTAAAACGATTGCTATTCAAGGGGTAGGGAACGTTGCTTACAATTTGTGCCGCTATTTGCATGAAGAAGGTGCAAATCTAATTGTAACGGATATTAACATGGATAATGTTCAACGTGCGGTAGTAGACTTTGGGGCTAAATCGGTAGGAGTCAATGAAATTTTCGGCGTTGAATGTGATATCTTCTCTCCTTGTGCATTAGGCGCAATCATCAATGATGATACCATTCCACAATTCAAAGCCAAAGTAATTGCTGGAGCGGCTAATAACCAATTGAAAGAAGAACGCCATGGCGACATCATTCAGGAAATGGGTATCGTCTATGCACCTGATTATGTAATCAATGCAGGTGGCGTTATCAACGTTGCGGATGAATTGCATGGCTACAACCGTGAACGTGCCATGAAAAAGGTAGAAACTATTTACGATAACATGAACCGCGTATTTGAAATTGCGGATCGCGATAATATTCCAACGTATAAAGCGGCTGACCGTATGGCAGAAGAGCGTATTGCTCGCTTAGCTAGATCGCGTAAAACGTTTTTGCGTGATCCAAAAGCAAGCTTACCAAAGTAA